Proteins from one Falco naumanni isolate bFalNau1 chromosome 10, bFalNau1.pat, whole genome shotgun sequence genomic window:
- the TP53INP2 gene encoding tumor protein p53-inducible nuclear protein 2 isoform X1, whose amino-acid sequence MFQRLTSLFFSDSNTPEGLEEPKPFVEEEEEEDGWLIIDLAGSRARPGAAQRVAAGGTGRPVRSHLAPTGSPPPPAASPAPAGPCLMDESWFVTPPPCFTAEGPGPNGVGSSPMEDLLIEHPSMSVYVTSTLEVDGEGPEDNAAGELPEPRLERQVPHHSRSLAARAAVLGQAGQARRAQRAQQRAAGRCLGQKALQRQNRARQRPPRRAKQHAGTFVHQPCQRHCNY is encoded by the exons ATGTTTCAGCGTCTCACCAGCCTTTTCTTCAGTGACAGCAACACGCCAGAAGGCCTAGAGGAGCCCAAACCCTTTGtcgaggaggaggaggaagaggatggctGGCTCATAATTGATCTTGCAG gcAGCCGTGCCCGCCCTGGCGCAGCCCAGCGAGTGGCTGCTGGTGGTACCGGGCGCCCGGTGCGATCCCACCTGGCACCCACTGGTTCACCGCCACCACCGGCCgcttccccagctccagctggtcCCTGCTTGATGGACGAGAGTTGGTTTGTCACCCCTCCCCCCTGTTTTACTGCAGAGGGGCCCGGCCCCAACGGCGTGGGGAGCAGCCCCATGGAGGACCTGCTCATCGAGCACCCCAGCATGTCTGTCTATGTCACCAGCACCCTCGAGGTGGATGGGGAGGGCCCCGAAGACAATGCTGCTGG GGAGCTGCCGGAGCCCCGGCTGGAGCGGCAGGTGCCGCACCACAGCCGGTCCCTCGCGGCGAGGGCCGCCGTCCTGGGGCAGGCCGGGCAGGCGCGGCGGGCGCAGCGCGCCCAGCAGCGGGCAGCGGGGCGCTGCCTCGGCCAGAAGGCGCTGCAGCGGCAGAACCGGGCCCGCCAGCGCCCGCCGCGCCGAGCCAAGCAGCACGCCGGCACCTTCGtccaccagccctgccagcgCCACTGCAACTACTGA
- the TP53INP2 gene encoding tumor protein p53-inducible nuclear protein 2 isoform X2, with the protein MFQRLTSLFFSDSNTPEGLEEPKPFVEEEEEEDGWLIIDLAEGPGPNGVGSSPMEDLLIEHPSMSVYVTSTLEVDGEGPEDNAAGELPEPRLERQVPHHSRSLAARAAVLGQAGQARRAQRAQQRAAGRCLGQKALQRQNRARQRPPRRAKQHAGTFVHQPCQRHCNY; encoded by the exons ATGTTTCAGCGTCTCACCAGCCTTTTCTTCAGTGACAGCAACACGCCAGAAGGCCTAGAGGAGCCCAAACCCTTTGtcgaggaggaggaggaagaggatggctGGCTCATAATTGATCTTGCAG AGGGGCCCGGCCCCAACGGCGTGGGGAGCAGCCCCATGGAGGACCTGCTCATCGAGCACCCCAGCATGTCTGTCTATGTCACCAGCACCCTCGAGGTGGATGGGGAGGGCCCCGAAGACAATGCTGCTGG GGAGCTGCCGGAGCCCCGGCTGGAGCGGCAGGTGCCGCACCACAGCCGGTCCCTCGCGGCGAGGGCCGCCGTCCTGGGGCAGGCCGGGCAGGCGCGGCGGGCGCAGCGCGCCCAGCAGCGGGCAGCGGGGCGCTGCCTCGGCCAGAAGGCGCTGCAGCGGCAGAACCGGGCCCGCCAGCGCCCGCCGCGCCGAGCCAAGCAGCACGCCGGCACCTTCGtccaccagccctgccagcgCCACTGCAACTACTGA